In Flavobacterium hankyongi, the genomic window TCCTAAATCGGTTGTTGTTCCAGTTAAATGTGTTGTTTTGATTGAGAAGTTAGAAATACTTGCTGTTAAGCCGTTTTGCAACCCCATCGCAAATAACATAATTGCCAAAAGTATTTCAGTTTCTGCTAAAGTTTCTCTATAAAAATGGTCTCCATAAATACTAACAGTGATTAGGCACACTATTTCAAGTATTAATGGTATAGAGTGAGCAATATAACTGTTCTTATGGTTAAGATGTATTACAGCAAGGTTTGAGATGAAACTTCCCATGAAGAATAATAAAATCCAAGACAAAACGACAACGGTCTGGTAAATATTACCTTTTGCTATTTCTGAAGCTAAAACGGCATAATGCCCTGTTATATTTGACGAGAATGAAAAAAATAGCAGTAGCGAACCGATATTAATCATTCCGGCAGAGAAAGCGGATAAAGAACCGAGTTTAAGGTTGTCAGAATGCGATCTACTGTTACTGTATTTTCTAAGCATTTTTATTTAGTTTTTCAAATGTTAAGCGGACAATACCGCGTATATCTGTGTTTGTGTTGAAATTGAGTACAAGTCTGTCGTTTGAAATTTCTGTAAGAGTATAATGTTCTAAGGTGTTATCATTGTATTTTAACTCAAGAATATTTCCTCTTCCTTTGATGTTCCAGGTTAACTCTTTTGTAGTGTCTTTCCCTTTAAGAATTAATTTTTTGTTAGACTTAAAAATCCACTTTTCAGTTTTATGTATGACTAGGTTTTGACTAGCAATTTCTTTAACATAATTAGAAAGGTTTTTAAAGTCCTTACTTACAGTATCGTTTTTATCGACTTTTTCATATTCCCAAACTGATTCTTTCCAAACGCCCTCAATCTTTTTTTCTGGATTCTCGGCCATGCTTGTCATAACTGTAAGACACAAAATTATCAGCAATGGAAGACTTATGTATTTTAAAATAATTTTCATTGTTTTAATTAACTAATTGAAACCTGATTCAAGAAGACTTCGGTAATTTTTCCTTTTTCCTGTTGCAGAGTTTCAGTATTTGTATTTAATGTAATTACCTCGACATTCGATTTTCTAATGAATGGACTTAAGTCAAAGCTTTTTCTATTTGAGAGTTTTTGTTTTCTATTAGCAATAAAAATCGTTTCAACCTTATTTGCTTTTAAATAGCTATTAAAGGCAGTTTGATTATAGCCAGTAAATAGATCTATTTTAAACGAGTTAATTTGGGAGTCAAATTTGTTACAAAGTACTTCGTAGGCTTCTTCAAATTCATTGTTTGTTAAAGAATCTATTTGTTTCATTTTTGAAAAAAATAGAAGTTCTCGTATTGAATCATTCAATGTTAAACCGTGTAGTAAAATAATATCTAGACTTGTATCTGATGAATTATTAGTTAAAACCGTTTTTAAAGTGTTTAAAGAATTAACGGTAAAATCAGTTGGTATTAAAATTGTCTTTCTCATGCTTCTTTTTATTTATTGTTTACAGAGCAAAATTAGAAGCAGAGTATTAGAGCATTATTAAAGTTACATTAGAATGTTATTAGAATTTTGAGATAAGATTAAAATGAGATTAGAAAAGCTTATAGAAAAGTTAAAATAGTCCTGTCTAACTTAATGTTTTAATTGATGGAAGTGTAATTTGAACAGTTGTTCCTTGATTTTCTATTGAAGTTACCAGTATTTTTCCGTTGTGCATGCGTATAATGTTTCTAGTCAACGGAAGACCAATCCCATAACCTTCATAGTTTTTAGTGTTTGAAGCCCTAAAGAATGGATCATAAATATATTTTATTTCGTTTTCAGGTATACCAATACCTTTATCTTTAATGATGATGTAAACATAATCATCAGATGCCCCTATCGATACTGTTACATGGTTATCAGAATATTTACAAGCGTTGCTTATAATGTTGCTAAATGCCAGATGTAGCAATTGAATATTTCCGTTTACCTTTAGTTTTAAAGGATTTTCTGGCAGTAACTCCATATCGAGATGTATCTTGTTTTTGCTGTTTAAGGTGTCAAGATTTTCTTTTACATCCCAGATAAGTTGATCAATGCGTACTTTTTCGAATTTCTGTACCTTACCATTGAATCCAGTTTGTGCAAGGAATAAAAGGGCCTTTGTTTTATTGTCGAGCTTTTCAGCTTCCTGTAGAATTATTTTTAAGGCTTCTACATACTCTTCTGTTTGTCTTGGCTTAGCTAAAACTACGTCGGCCTCACCTATTATGGCGGTCAACGGAGTTCTTAATTCATGTGAGGCATTGCTGATGAAGTTGTTTTGCGTTTCAAATGAAGTTTCAATTCGATCGAGCATGTCATTGAATGTGCTTGTAAGTTCATAGAGTTCATCTTTAGCAGTATCTTCGCTCAAACGTAGGTGCAAGTTTTCAGAACTTATCTCTTTTACCTTTTCAGTTATAGCTGAAATAGGTTTAAAAATATTTTTAGAATAATAAACAGCAATATATAATAAAAGTAGAAATGCTGCGGTGATTGCAAAAAGCATTGTCTTGATTAAGTTTTCGGCCTGATTAATTTCAAAGTAATTTTCAGCAACCGTTATAACAATGAAGTCACTTTTTTTAGATTTGTATTTTATTCCCTTGTAAAGATATTCGTTAGTTACAAATCGTGCCTGACCTTTTTTTATCACATCTTTGAAAAACAATTCATCAACTCCTACTTTTTTTGATTCACTAATTATATCTAGCTTGTCATTTATAGGAATAAAAAAATCTTTTTCGTGAGGTAGTTTATCTGAAGGTTCTTCTTTTGAGAAATTAGTTTCTCCTGCAAATCTTTCTTTAGCCACTTTATTTGCTCTTGCTTCTAATAATCGGAATAAATAATCTTCTGAATAGTTAGAAACTGTAGCATAAATGAAAATGCCGAATAGAAAAATAACTATTAAGAAAGGAATTAGAAATAGTAAAATGATTCTTGAGTTTTTTTTCATAAATCAGCTGCCTTTCATTGCGTATTGTTAATTCTCACGTAATACATAACCCATGCCTATAACAGTATGAATTATCTTATCATCCGACTTTGTATCTACTTTTTTTCTAAGATAGTTGATGTATACGTCTACCACATTAGTGCCTAAATCATAGTCAACTCCCCAAACGGCCTCTAGGATGTCCATTCTTGAAAGAACTTTGTTTTTGTTTTTTAGTAAATGTAGCAATAGCTTGTATTCGGTTGAGGTCAAAGATACTTCTTCATTTTCAAGTGTGACTGTTTTGGTATAGTCATTTATTTTTAAAGTGTTGAAGGTGTATAAATGATCAGAAGTTATATTTTCGTCGTTTTGAGAAATAGTTTGTCCTGAAGAACGTCTCAGTAGTGTTTTGATACGGGCTACAAGTTCAATGAATTTAAATGGTTTTACCAAATAATCATCTGCCCCATTTTCTAGCCCTAAAACTATGTTTTCTGATGTGCCTAGTGCAGTTAAAAATAAAATAGGAATTGTTTGATTTTTACTGCGAATTGATTTGCAAACCTCCAGCCCATTCATTTCAGGTAGCATAATATCTAAAATAACCAAATCAAAATTATTTTCGAGTGCCAATTGCAAACCTGTTTTACCATCAAAGGCAACACTAACCTCAAATCCTTCTTCAGTGAGTCCCTTTTTAATAAAAGAAACAACATGGGCCTCATCTTCAACTAAAAGTATTTTTTTCATGGGTGATGTGCTTCAATCGGAGGGATTAGTCTTAAAATTATTTTAAAAGAGAAGGCAAGTTAAAAAAAATACTACGAAGTTAATACCTTTGTAAAAAATAATAAATTATGAAATTTAACACAAAAGCGATACATGGTGGTCAACACCATGAAAAAGTAACTGGAGCAGTTATGCCTCCAGTATTTCAAACATCTACTTTTGCTCAAGTTTCTCCTGGGCAACCAGTAGGAGAATACGAATATAGCCGTGCAGCCAATCCAACTCGTCAAGCTTTAGAAGATGCTTTGGCTTCAATCGAAAATGGAGCAAGAGGTTTGGCTTTTGCATCAGGATTAGCAGCTACAGATTGTTTACTTCGTTTGTTTAAAGCAGGTGATGAAATCATTGCTATGGACGATTTATATGGAGGAACATATCGTTTATTTACTCGTTTGTACAAGGATAGCGGAATCAAATTCCACTTTGTTGATATGAATGATTTGGAAGGTTTTCAAAAATTAATTAACGAAAACACGAAGTTGGTTTGGGTTGAAACACCTACAAATCCATTGATGAAATTAGCTGATATTGCTGCGATTGCACAGATTACTAAAAAGCATAATATTCTTTTTGCAGTTGACAATACGTTTGCTACACCATACCTTCAAAAACCGTTGGATTTAGGAGCTGATATTGTAATGCACTCGGCAACAAAATATTTAGGAGGTCATAGTGATGTAATTGCTGGTGCTTTAATAATAAAAGATAAGGTACTTGGTGATGAATTACACTTTAAACAATTTGCTACTGGTGGAACATTAGGTCCAATGGATAGCTTTTTGGTATTACGTGGAATTAAAACACTTCACTTACGAGTACAACGTCATTGCGAAAATGGAGTAAAAGTGGCAGAGTTTCTTCAAAATCATCCAAAAGTAGAAAAAGTGTATTATCCAGGATTAGAAAATCATCCGTTTCATGAGATTGCTAAAAAACAAATGATAGGTGGTTTTGGAGGTATGGTAACTTTTACTTTCAAAACAGGCGCTAAAGCAGATGCAATTAGCTTTCTTGAAAAATTAAAAGTGTTTACATTGGCTGAATCTTTAGGAGGTGTAGAATCATTAGCTAATCATCCTGCCTTGATGACTCACGCTTCAATCCCAGAAGACAAACGTAAAGAAATCGGTATTACTGATGATTTGGTTCGTTTGAGTGTAGGTGTAGAAGATGCAGAGGATTTAATTGAAGATTTAAAACAGGCATTAGCTTAAAAAAATAAAGCCCCACTTAAGCGGGGCTTTATTTTTATGTTGATTTTAGGTTTTATTTAATTTATGTAATAAATATATCCAAAATTTAACCAAACATTCCAATCGTTAGACTTGTTTTCTGGATATAATGTTGGGTTTGGATTTAGACCATCAACCCAATTTGAAAAATAGTATTGCCAACGCAAATCTACAATTAAATCTGATAAGGGGGTTAATTTGTATCTACTTCCTACACTTCCTACAACAGACCAAGTTGTTCCTTTGTCATTAGAAAAACCGTGTCTTTTCCCTTCGGATGCTTGCCAATACTTATAATAAATATTATCTTCTTCTAAAAGTTTTCCGTTCCCATATGATGTTTCAACTGTAGGGCTAAAAAAACTGTACTGAGCCCCTAAACTAACAAAAGGTGCTAAACTTCCTGTTGAAGCAGTAAAATCTCGAATACTTAATGGGTAAAACTCTAACTGCATACCAATATTAGTCACGGCTGTACTACCAGTCATTTGTTTTAGTTTTCTCGCGTCTTCTGATTTCACTAATTTTTCAGGAGTAACCCATTCACCAAAATGGTTTAATTTTGTTTTGTTATATGATAATTCTGATCTTACTTTAAAGTGATCATTAAAATAATTTTCGGGAGTATAACAATTACAATCTGCTCTATATGAAAAATTTAGGTAATGAATTAAACCCACACCTATACCAGTATTACCTGAATTTGTTTCAAAATCATTGCGAACACCATAATCTGATTGAAAGGCAACAGGGCCTGCAATTAGACCAAGCTCATGCGAGAAACCAAACTGGGCTTGAATGGTTTGAATAGATCCAATTAATAATAAGGCGGTTAAGCTAATAAATTTAGTCATATAGTGAATATTTAATTCATCAACGACAAATATATAAAAACATCAACGACCTCAAAACAAAATCTTAAAAAAAACAAAAATTTAATATTTCTTTTATTTTGATTGTGTACTTGTTAGTAAAAAAAGTATGTCGGTATTTTTATAAAATGTATATTTGCTCCTCCAAACGAAAACGTTTTCACAACGTATATAAAATTTAAAATTATGTCACCAAGTATTAATGCTTTTGTCGAAGCAGTTGCAAAAAACAATCCAAATGAGCCTGAGTTTTTGCAAGCAGTTATGGAAGTTGCAGAAACTGTAATTCCGTTCATTGAAAAAACCCCAAAATATCAAGGGAAAATGTTACTTGAGCGTATGGTTGAACCAGAAAGAGTAATGATGTTCCGTGTGGCTTGGATTGACGATAAAGGTCAAACACAAGTAAATAAAGGATACCGTATCCAAATGAACTCTGCAATTGGTCCTTACAAAGGAGGTTTGCGTTTTCACCCTTCTGTTAATTTAAGTATTTTAAAATTCTTAGCTTTCGAACAGGTTTTCAAGAATTCATTAACTACATTGCCTATGGGTGGTGGTAAAGGAGGTTCTAACTTTGATCCTAAAGGAAAATCAGATACTGAAATTATGCGTTTTTGTCAAGCATTTATGACTGAGTTAGCTCGTCATATTGGTGCTGATACTGACGTTCCAGCTGGAGATATTGGAGTTGGAGGACGTGAAGTAGGCTATATGTATGGTCAATATAAAAAATTACGTAACGAATTTACAGGAGTTTTAACAGGTAAGGGGATCACTTTTGGAGGTTCATTAATTCGTCCTGAAGCAACTGGTTACGGAGATGTGTATTTTGCACAAAACATGTTGGCTACTAAAGGAGAAAGCTTTGCAGGTAAAACTGTTGTAGTTTCAGGTTCTGGGAACGTAGCACAATATGCTATCGAAAAAGCAACTCAATTAGGAGCAAAAGTTGTTACCGCTTCAGATTCTTCTGGATATATCTATGATGCTGATGGTATTGATGCTGCTAAATTAGGGTATATCATGGAAATCAAAAATGTTAACTACGGACGTATTTCTGATTACTTGAAAAAATATCCAAATGCTAAATTTGTTGAAGGAAAACGTCCTTGGGAAGTAAAATGTGATATCGCATTGCCATGTGCTACTCAAAATGAATTAAATGGAGAAGAAGCTCAAGTTTTAGTGAGTAACGGATGTATTTGTGTAGCTGAAGGAGCTAATATGCCTTCAACTCCAGAGGCAGTTGAGGTTTTCTTGAAAAACAAAATTTTATTTGCACCTGGTAAAGCATCAAATGCTGGTGGTGTAGCTACTTCAGGTCTTGAAATGTCTCAAAACTCATTGCGTTTAAGTTGGACAAGAGAAGAGGTTGACCAAAGATTACAAAGAATTATGAGTGATATTCATGAGGCTTGTGTTACTTATGGTAAAGATGAAAATGGATTCGTAGACTATGTTAAAGGAGCAAATATTGCTGGTTTCGTAAAAGTTGCTGACGCTATGTTAGCTCAAGGTGTTGTTTAATTTATTAAAGATTACAATATTTATAAAAGGTTCTGCTATAAGCAGGACTTTTTTTATGTGTAAAATATTAAAATTTAAAACCTGTCGTTTTTATCTATATTTGTAACATAATCAATCCTTTTTGAATGAAAAATTTCTTTATAATAATTTTTAGTTTTTTCTTTTCTAATTTGATGATTTCTCAGCAGAATAGTGTTTGGAAAGGATATTTTTCATATAATTCAATTAAAGATATATCACAAAGTACAACTACTTTTTATGGGGCAGCCGAAAATGCTTATTTTAAGAGAAATGTAGCTACAAATGAAATTTCAACCACGTCCACTATAGAAGGGCTTTCGGGGCAAACAATAACTCAAATATACTATAGTGAAGCCTACAAGAAAACCATTATTGGGCATGTTGATGGTCTTTTAGTTGTGGTTAATGAAAAAGACGGTTCAATGCTTAATGTTGTTGATATTGTTAACAAGCCATCGGTACCACCTAATATGA contains:
- a CDS encoding cystathionine gamma-synthase; amino-acid sequence: MKFNTKAIHGGQHHEKVTGAVMPPVFQTSTFAQVSPGQPVGEYEYSRAANPTRQALEDALASIENGARGLAFASGLAATDCLLRLFKAGDEIIAMDDLYGGTYRLFTRLYKDSGIKFHFVDMNDLEGFQKLINENTKLVWVETPTNPLMKLADIAAIAQITKKHNILFAVDNTFATPYLQKPLDLGADIVMHSATKYLGGHSDVIAGALIIKDKVLGDELHFKQFATGGTLGPMDSFLVLRGIKTLHLRVQRHCENGVKVAEFLQNHPKVEKVYYPGLENHPFHEIAKKQMIGGFGGMVTFTFKTGAKADAISFLEKLKVFTLAESLGGVESLANHPALMTHASIPEDKRKEIGITDDLVRLSVGVEDAEDLIEDLKQALA
- a CDS encoding HAMP domain-containing sensor histidine kinase, whose translation is MKKNSRIILLFLIPFLIVIFLFGIFIYATVSNYSEDYLFRLLEARANKVAKERFAGETNFSKEEPSDKLPHEKDFFIPINDKLDIISESKKVGVDELFFKDVIKKGQARFVTNEYLYKGIKYKSKKSDFIVITVAENYFEINQAENLIKTMLFAITAAFLLLLYIAVYYSKNIFKPISAITEKVKEISSENLHLRLSEDTAKDELYELTSTFNDMLDRIETSFETQNNFISNASHELRTPLTAIIGEADVVLAKPRQTEEYVEALKIILQEAEKLDNKTKALLFLAQTGFNGKVQKFEKVRIDQLIWDVKENLDTLNSKNKIHLDMELLPENPLKLKVNGNIQLLHLAFSNIISNACKYSDNHVTVSIGASDDYVYIIIKDKGIGIPENEIKYIYDPFFRASNTKNYEGYGIGLPLTRNIIRMHNGKILVTSIENQGTTVQITLPSIKTLS
- a CDS encoding THC0290_0291 family protein, whose product is MTKFISLTALLLIGSIQTIQAQFGFSHELGLIAGPVAFQSDYGVRNDFETNSGNTGIGVGLIHYLNFSYRADCNCYTPENYFNDHFKVRSELSYNKTKLNHFGEWVTPEKLVKSEDARKLKQMTGSTAVTNIGMQLEFYPLSIRDFTASTGSLAPFVSLGAQYSFFSPTVETSYGNGKLLEEDNIYYKYWQASEGKRHGFSNDKGTTWSVVGSVGSRYKLTPLSDLIVDLRWQYYFSNWVDGLNPNPTLYPENKSNDWNVWLNFGYIYYIN
- a CDS encoding YoaK family protein, translated to MLRKYSNSRSHSDNLKLGSLSAFSAGMINIGSLLLFFSFSSNITGHYAVLASEIAKGNIYQTVVVLSWILLFFMGSFISNLAVIHLNHKNSYIAHSIPLILEIVCLITVSIYGDHFYRETLAETEILLAIMLFAMGLQNGLTASISNFSIKTTHLTGTTTDLGILFSMFTKKEFRNNKTLKQRAKLLLSITVFYLIGAVLAGFTYRYLEFKMFYLVSSVLVVIIVYDLYKLRLKIYLHKRKLFKLKLPVVELKENIILKKEERVA
- a CDS encoding response regulator transcription factor codes for the protein MKKILLVEDEAHVVSFIKKGLTEEGFEVSVAFDGKTGLQLALENNFDLVILDIMLPEMNGLEVCKSIRSKNQTIPILFLTALGTSENIVLGLENGADDYLVKPFKFIELVARIKTLLRRSSGQTISQNDENITSDHLYTFNTLKINDYTKTVTLENEEVSLTSTEYKLLLHLLKNKNKVLSRMDILEAVWGVDYDLGTNVVDVYINYLRKKVDTKSDDKIIHTVIGMGYVLREN
- the gdhA gene encoding NADP-specific glutamate dehydrogenase; protein product: MSPSINAFVEAVAKNNPNEPEFLQAVMEVAETVIPFIEKTPKYQGKMLLERMVEPERVMMFRVAWIDDKGQTQVNKGYRIQMNSAIGPYKGGLRFHPSVNLSILKFLAFEQVFKNSLTTLPMGGGKGGSNFDPKGKSDTEIMRFCQAFMTELARHIGADTDVPAGDIGVGGREVGYMYGQYKKLRNEFTGVLTGKGITFGGSLIRPEATGYGDVYFAQNMLATKGESFAGKTVVVSGSGNVAQYAIEKATQLGAKVVTASDSSGYIYDADGIDAAKLGYIMEIKNVNYGRISDYLKKYPNAKFVEGKRPWEVKCDIALPCATQNELNGEEAQVLVSNGCICVAEGANMPSTPEAVEVFLKNKILFAPGKASNAGGVATSGLEMSQNSLRLSWTREEVDQRLQRIMSDIHEACVTYGKDENGFVDYVKGANIAGFVKVADAMLAQGVV